TGCTGGGACAAGTAAGTTCAACTTTCACTCTTGACTCTTATACTTAGCTAACCTCACAAACCTAGCTCGACCCGTGGGCTTGACTCTAGTACAGCACTTGAGTTTGGTCGCGCATTGCGTATCGCTACCGATGTTGGACGAGCTACCACTGTCGTCAGCATCTACCAAGCATCCGAGTCACTCTACAAGCTCTTTGACAAGGTCTGCATCATCTATGCTGGCAGGCAAATCTACTATGGCCCGGCCGAGCATGCTCGACAGTACTTCGTCAACATGGGCTGGGAACCTGCACCTCGTCAAACAACACCTGATTTCCTGGTGGCTGTTACAGACCCTCTCGCACGCACTCCTCGTGCCGGTTGGGAGAACCGCGTACCTCGTACCGCCGACGAGTTTGTTGCCTACTGGAACAAGAGCCCCGAGGGACAAGTCAACCAAGCCGATGCCATGCGTTACCTACAGGCTCCCGACGACGATGTCGCACCCAAGATGCAACTATACAAGGAGTCGGCCCGTGCTGAGCGAGCAAAGACGGCTCATCCCAAGAGCTCGTACACTGTCTCGCTCGCGATGCAGGTCCGCGGCATCATGCTTCGTCGTCTTCAGATCCTTCGCGGAGATATGGCAGCCCAGATCGTGATGAACGTGGTGTTCATGCTTCAGGCGGTCATCATGGGTAGCGTGTTCCTCAAGATGCCAGCGGCTACGAGCGCATACTTCTCGCGTGGTGGTGTTTTGTTCTTTTCGGTTCTCTTTGGTGCTTTGAGTGGAATGGTATGTCACAGTTTGCGTTTTAAGCCTTTCGTGCTTATAGCGCCTCTGTTTAGGCTGAAATTGCCGCTATGTATTCGCAACGTCCGATTGTAGCAAGGCATCAAAAAGCCGCTATGTGTAAGTGATGCATAGCATGCTGTCCGCTCGCAAACTGACACGAATTTTATAGACCATCCGTTTGTTGAGGCGCTGGCATTGACTGTTGTTGACATTCCTATTACATTTGTTACACAAGTTCTGTTCGGTATTATCTTGTATTGGATGACGGGTAAGTATCACATACATGCATCCCAGTCAACTTCTGACATCCCATACAGGTCTTCAAAAGGACGCCGCCAAATTCTTCATTTTCGTCTTGTTCACTTTTTTGATGTCGCTCACGATGAAAGCATTTTTCCGCGGAATCGCAGCGAGCTTTGCACGGGAATCGACTGCTCAGGCCGTTGCCGGAATTAGCACGTTGATTCTTGTCCTCTACACCGGTTACACGATTCCTAAGCCTACCATGTAAGTCTCACTAACTATATGCGCGGATCATCTTGCTCACGGGGCTATAGGATCGGGGCGCTCAAATGGCTCACGTATATCAACCCTGTTCGTTATGGGTTCGAGGCCCTCATTGTTAACGAGTTCCATGGCTTGGAGGGAGAATGCTCTAGCTTAATCCCGTCGGGTCCTGGGTACGAAGGCATCAGCCTCCAGAACCAAGTGTGTACTACTGTCGGCTCTGTTCCTGGTCAGCTATTTGTCGACGGAGACGCTTTTGCGGCTGCCTCGTACGACTACCACTACAAGAACCTGTGGATGAACTTGTGAGCAAGGTCTCCTGTTTCCCAATCTACTTCTGCTTACCTTCTCATGTAGTGGCATCGTCATCGCGTTCTGGGTTGCCTTTGTCGCATGGTTCCTGGCTGGTACCGAACGTGCCGGCCATGCTTCGGGAGGGGCCACTCAGCTTGTTTTCAAGCAAAATGCCAAGATTCCGTCGATCGGCTCGTCTTCATCTGGAAAAGATACTGAAAAGGGCTCGGTTTCTCCCGATGTTGTTGCAGAGAAGAAACGGGTTGATGGACAAGCGGCACAGAACAAGCTTGTCAAGGCCAATGCCGTGTTTTCGTGGCACCATCTCAACTACGAGATTGATGCTGGTGGAGGTAAGAAGAGGCGACTCTTGGACGATATCTCCGGCTTCGTTGCTCCTGGCAAGATGACGGCGCTCATGGGTGAAAGTGGTGCTGGCAAGGTACGAAATAGCCTACTTGCGATCCGTGATTCAAACTAAGGTTGATATAGACGACCTTGTTGAACGCATTGGCCGAGCGGATTAGCATGGGCGTGATTACCGGCGATCGCCTTGTCAATGGTAACCCCCTTCCAAAGGATTTCGCGTCCCAGACTGGCTACGTTCAACAAATGGATATACACTTGGAGAGTACAACCGTTCGAGAGGCTTTGATGTTCTCGGCTCAGCTCAGGCAGCCTGCCAGTGTTCCCATAGAAGAAAAGCGTGCCTAGTACGTTGATGATTTGCTACTGAGAGCTACGAAACTAATAATTCCAATAGCGTCGAAGAGGTGATTAAAATGTGCGCCATGGAAGCATACGCAGACGCTATCGTTGGAATTGTTGGTGAAGGCCTCAACGTCGAACAACGCAAACGGTTAACCATCGGTGTCGAGTTGGCTGCCAAGCCGCAGTTGCTTCTTTTCCTTGACGAGGTAGGTCCATTAGCGCCATATAACCACGCATATAATAATATTCTATCCAGCCCACCTCCGGTCTTGATTCCCAATCCGCATGGGGTATCATTGAATTCCTGAAATCTTTGGCCGACCAAGGACAGGCCATTCTCTGCACGTGAGTGATTTTATTAAGCTTGCTCGTATTGTTGCCTGAATACTTTACACACATATAGCATCCACCAACCGTCCTCTGAGCTTTTCCAATCTTTCGATCGCCTTCTTCTCTTGCGCAGGGGTGGTCAGACATGCTACTTTGGCGACTTGGGCGAAAATTCTTCTACTTTGATCTGTAAGTCTGGTTTCCTATGTCTTCTCAAATCTGAGCTGACAAGTTATTGTAGCATACTTTGAACAAAACGGAGCTCGTAAATGTCAGTCTGACGAGAACCCTGCTGAATACATGCTCGACGTTATCGGGTAAGCTCAAATATAAAAGCAGTATATGGTTATTTAACACTTTATCTAGTGCCGGTGCAACtgccacaagtgccatcgATTGGCATGCGACATGGAAGGCAGCTCCAGAGTCATCCGCCCTTGAACAGGAGCTCACGAAGATGCACTCTGAGGGGCGAAATAATGCCTCGACTACTGAGCAAGAACAGCCTGAATATGCAACTGGCTATATGAACCAGCTGTCCGCTCTTTTGATTCGAGCTTTCCGCGTGGGTCACTCATCCTTTAGATTATTCGCTTTGGCTAACATCAGTATCAAGCACTACTCCCGCAATCCGACGTATATCATGGGCAAAATCGTCTTGAACGTTGCTTCGGGTCTTTTTATCGGCTTCACATTCTTCAAAGCTAATAACTCGATTCAAGGATCTCAGAACAAGCTCTTTGCGATCTTCATGTGTAGGCACATTTTACCTGGTTTTTTGAAGTACTAATACTGAATAATCTTCAGCTACCATTCCGGCCGCATCTCTCAGCAATCAGCTCCAAGTTCAGTTCATCAACTTCCGTAATATCTACGAGAACCGCGAGAAACAGAGCAAAATGTACTCCTGGGCCCCTATGGTTACCGCAAGTGTCGTAAGTGCTTCGTGTTTATATGCGCATCATCCTGCCCTGCCACTAACCGAGATATGAACAGTTGGTTGAACTTCCATACAACATCTTTGGCTCTTCGCTGTACTTTTTGTGCTGGTACTGGACTGTAGGGTATTCTAGCGTGGCGGATCGCGCCGGTTATACAGTACGTATCCTCTACCCTCAAGAAGGTACAAAGCTAATAATTCCTTGATATAGTTCATGCTTCTCTGTGTTGCTTTCCCGCTCTACTATACTACCTTCTCCCAAGCTGTGGCGGCAATGTCTCCAAATGTGATGATCAGTGGTCTTTTGTTCAGTTTCTTTTTTTCATTCACAATGAACTTGTAAGTTCACTCCTCAAGTGACATGCGGGCTTTTTCATTAACAGAATAACCCAGCAATGGTGTGCTCCAGCCCTATTCGCAGCTCATTCCTTTCTGGAAATGGATGTGTGAGTACTACAATCTAAACTGATGCCATAGTGTTTTACTAACTCCATTTTCAGACCGCCTGTCTCCTCTTACCTACCTCATTGAGGGACTGCTTGTCAACGGCATCGGGAACATGGAACTCACGTAAGCTCACTCGTTGACCTCCAGATAACTATAGCTCACTCACTCAACCCCTATTTCAGTTGCTCTCCTACTGAGATTCAGACCATCGTCCCCCCCTCCGGTCAGACTTGCTCGTCCTACATGAGCCAGTATATCAGCATGGCTGGAGGCTACCTTGCGAACCCTGATGCCTCATCGGATTGCCAGTTCTGTCCACAGAGCACGACTGATACTTATTTGTGAGTCTCCATGTTCGTGTATAGCGAGCTATGCTGATGTCTACTACAGAGCTTCGCTGAATATGTCATACTCTCACCGCTGGAGAAACGTTGGAATTATGATTGCTTTTGCCGCTTTTAACGTCTTTTTGG
The nucleotide sequence above comes from Rhizoctonia solani chromosome 3, complete sequence. Encoded proteins:
- a CDS encoding ABC-2 type transporter: MDSGKQAEAYRTETVPADYFDNEGCAELTRTLSQLSQPQLNDAQGATTGDRSSALGTLVEDGAEEDKFDFEDRVRTALDRMDEEGIKHRSLGVGFVDLTVRGLGAAAKYQETVLSMVSPIQWVHKLSELRHPPVKDILTGFTGTVKSGEMLLVLGSPGSGCSTFLKVLANQRQGYHEVLGDVSYDGMRPEHLAKHYRGGNFLSSRPLERLLKDDTHFPSLSVKDTLTVASKMRAPQTRIYNTTRADFIEGVVQTLATVFGLRHTFNTPVGNEAIRGVSGGEKKRVSIAEMMASRVRIGCWDNSTRGLDSSTALEFGRALRIATDVGRATTVVSIYQASESLYKLFDKVCIIYAGRQIYYGPAEHARQYFVNMGWEPAPRQTTPDFLVAVTDPLARTPRAGWENRVPRTADEFVAYWNKSPEGQVNQADAMRYLQAPDDDVAPKMQLYKESARAERAKTAHPKSSYTVSLAMQVRGIMLRRLQILRGDMAAQIVMNVVFMLQAVIMGSVFLKMPAATSAYFSRGGVLFFSVLFGALSGMAEIAAMYSQRPIVARHQKAAMYHPFVEALALTVVDIPITFVTQVLFGIILYWMTGLQKDAAKFFIFVLFTFLMSLTMKAFFRGIAASFARESTAQAVAGISTLILVLYTGYTIPKPTMIGALKWLTYINPVRYGFEALIVNEFHGLEGECSSLIPSGPGYEGISLQNQVCTTVGSVPGQLFVDGDAFAAASYDYHYKNLWMNFGIVIAFWVAFVAWFLAGTERAGHASGGATQLVFKQNAKIPSIGSSSSGKDTEKGSVSPDVVAEKKRVDGQAAQNKLVKANAVFSWHHLNYEIDAGGGKKRRLLDDISGFVAPGKMTALMGESGAGKTTLLNALAERISMGVITGDRLVNGNPLPKDFASQTGYVQQMDIHLESTTVREALMFSAQLRQPASVPIEEKRAYVEEVIKMCAMEAYADAIVGIVGEGLNVEQRKRLTIGVELAAKPQLLLFLDEPTSGLDSQSAWGIIEFLKSLADQGQAILCTIHQPSSELFQSFDRLLLLRRGGQTCYFGDLGENSSTLISYFEQNGARKCQSDENPAEYMLDVIGAGATATSAIDWHATWKAAPESSALEQELTKMHSEGRNNASTTEQEQPEYATGYMNQLSALLIRAFRHYSRNPTYIMGKIVLNVASGLFIGFTFFKANNSIQGSQNKLFAIFMSTIPAASLSNQLQVQFINFRNIYENREKQSKMYSWAPMVTASVLVELPYNIFGSSLYFLCWYWTVGYSSVADRAGYTFMLLCVAFPLYYTTFSQAVAAMSPNVMISGLLFSFFFSFTMNFNGVLQPYSQLIPFWKWMYRLSPLTYLIEGLLVNGIGNMELTCSPTEIQTIVPPSGQTCSSYMSQYISMAGGYLANPDASSDCQFCPQSTTDTYLASLNMSYSHRWRNVGIMIAFAAFNVFLVYVGTWLFRVHRGNPFSRRK